The Trichosurus vulpecula isolate mTriVul1 chromosome 3, mTriVul1.pri, whole genome shotgun sequence genome includes a window with the following:
- the LOC118841361 gene encoding serine/arginine repetitive matrix protein 1-like gives MCRWLLGFALCTEEQSTFDASPRTIRQQQPMETGEKNKAYLSITTPTGEIALSPQVRLLLGISVPFVGEVGVFRGTHTLGKASAPPPPHPRHLLRRPRWRRRRRQHRRHHTLRRYPSAEPSSSTSSSACSPSVSSGVAPPVPFRQPRRAARREGPQARRERRGLLSPSLAEGSAEAASAQQQRRRRQRRRWRQWRRRRRRWRRRRQQQQQQRIKGPPPGDAVLAAVAPESRVPGSSGGAHPAPSPPPHPSFLPLPAAAASQPGHRTSLRPSSSPVPFPGPLPRRRCLPPPAPLPAFPSTPFPPLLPTARNRRGLAPSAFPSSPPRPSPPSPSSPRGPPPPVSHNGSEENPQGVE, from the exons ATGTGTCGGTGGCTGCTGGGCTTCGCCCTGTGTACAGAAGAGCAAAGCACCTTCGACGCCTCTCCGCGGACCA TCCGGCAGCAGCAGCCTatggagactggggaaaagaacAAGGCCTATTTGTCAATAACAACTCCTACGGGGGaaatagctctgagcccccaagTCAGGCTCCTCCTGGGTATCTCGGTCCCTTTCGTCGGGGAGGTGGGAGTTTTCCGAGGCACTCACACTCTTGGCAAGGCCAGT gcgcccccccccccccacccgcgTCATCTTCTCCGGCGGCCGCGGTGGCGGCGGCGTCGGCGGCAGCATCGGCGACATCACACCCTCCGACGGTATCCTTCCGCCGAGCCTTCCAGCTCCACTTCCTCCTCAGCCTGTTCTCCGTCCGTTTCCTCCGGTGTAGCACCGCCGGTACCATTCCGTCAGCCCCGCCGGGCTGCTCGTCGAGAAGGGCCCCAGGCCCGGAGGGAGCGGCGCGGactactctctccctccttggcGGAGGGATCTGCGGAGGCGGCGTCGgcgcagcagcagcggcggcggcggcagcggagGCGGTGGCGgcagtggcggcggcggcggcgccggTGGCGGaggaggaggcagcagcagcagcagcagcgcatAAAGGGGCCGCCGCCGGGTGATGCGGTCCTTGCTGCGGTAGCGCCCGAGAGCCGAGTCCCGGGATCCTCCGGAGGGGcccaccccgccccctcccctcccccccacccctcgttcctccccctccctgccgCTGCGGCCTCCCAGCCCGGGCACCGCACTTCCCTccgtccctcctcctccccagtccCCTTCCCTGGCCCCCTGCCCCGTCGCCGCTGCCTGCCGCCGCCGGCCCCTCTCCCCGCCTTCCCCAgcactccctttcctcctctcctccctacgGCCAGGAATCGCCGCGGCCTAGCTCCCTccgccttcccctcctcccctccccgtccctctcccccatccccgtCCTCGCCCCGGGGTCCGCCGCCGCCCGTCTCACACAATGGCTCTGAAGAGAATCCACAAG